TCTGAACAAGTACAACCTCAGCACCACGCTGGTGGTGACCTTGCAAAAGGGCCTGAACGATGACGAAATGGGCGACATCATCGACTACGCGCTGAAGCAGCGTTGCGTGCGCGGCGTTACGTTTCAGCCCACGCAGGCAGCCGGGCGCCTCGACAATTTCAACCCCGAAACCGACTCGTTTTCGCTCACGGAAGTGCGCCAGGGCATCATCGACCAAAGCCCGGTTTTCTCGGCCCAGGACCTGCTGCCCGTGCCCTGCAACCCCGACGCCCTGGCCATGGCCTACGCGCTGAAGCTCGACGGCGAAGTCTTCCCTCTCACCCGCTACATCGACCCCGCCGAGCTGCTCACCAACGCGGGCAATACCATTGTGTACGAGCGCGACCCGCGCCTGCGCCAGCACATGCTCAAGCTGTTTAGCACAGCCAATACCGTGGATACGGTGGTGCCCGAAATCAACCAGCTGCTGTGCTGCCTGCCGCAGGTATCGGCGCCTAACCTGGGCTACGAAAACCTGTTCCGCATCATCGTCCTGCAGTTTATGGACGCGCACAATTTCGACGTGCGGGCCGTGAAGAAATCCTGCGTGCACATCGTGAGCAAGGACTTGAAAATCATTCCTTTCGAGACGATGAACATCTTCTACCGCGACCAGGAGAAGCTGGCGCGGCTGGAGGAGTTGCGGGCCGAGCGGGTGGGCCTAGTGTGAGAACGTATGACAACTGAACCAACCGAAAAAGGCCAGCGTCGGTACGTCTGGCCGCTGGGCATCAACCTGGCCATTTTGCTGCTGCTACTGGGCCTTAGCTGGCCGAATGTGACCAGCGGTGGCTTTGGCCTGCTGCTGCTGGCGTGCCTGAATGCGCTCATTGGCTTTGTGTTCCTGCTGTTTGAGCGGCGGCGCGATGCGGGCTACGCCGGGGGCTTTTTCCTGTCGTTTCTGCTCCTGCTGCTCATCGGGTTTGGCATGTGCTCGCAGGAGAGGGAAAGCCACCGGCGGGCCGAAGTACTGGAAGCGCCGACAAATACTCCCTGAAATCTATATTCGTGTATGAACAAGCCCACCTTCGGCAGCATCGTGCGCAACAACCTGCTGGCCCTGCTGGCCGCGGCCGTGCTGCTGGGAGTCGCAGCAAACACGGGCGTCGACGCCGGCGTTTTTTTGTTTTGCTTTTTCTACCTGGGCCAGGCGCTGTACAACCTGATTCTGGCCTTCGCGCACATGGGCCGGGGGCCGGAAGACGTGGGGGCCGCGCCTTATTTCCTGAGCGTGCTGCTGGTGCTCATTGTGGGGTTTGGGGCGTGCTCCGGCATTTTTTTGGTGGCGGGCGGCCTTGGCAACATGCACTAGGCCCGCGCGGGCTGGCGCCTGGGCTACCGTGCGGCCTTGCTCAGACGGCCGCGGCTCGCACGGCAGGTAGTTGTTTTGTGCATGCGTTCCACCATATCCCGCACCTACTTTCGCCCGCTCACTGGCCTGCGGGCAATAGCGGCGCTGCTGGTATTCTGTTCGCACAGCCATCCGCTGCGGTTTTTTACCCAGAACCCGCTGTTGCTCCGGCTCGATTTCAGCATTGGGGTCAACGTCTTCTTCGTGCTCAGCGGTTTTTTGATTGCGCTGCGCTACGCCGAGCACGCTTCGTTTCGGTGGGATTTCTGGCGCCGCTACCTCGCCAACCGGCTGGCGCGCGTGTATCCAATGTGGTGGCTGTTGGCCACGGTGGCGCTGCTGTGGCGCTTCCGGCACCTCGCCGGCAGCTCGGCCCGCACCGAATGGCTGCATTACGTGGCCAACCTCACGTTTCTGAAAGGGTATTCGAGCACGCTGCAATTCACCCACATTCAGCAAGGCTGGACGCTGACGGTGGAAGAAACCTTCTACCTGCTGGCCCCAGTTTTACTGATATTGTGGCGAAAAGGCACCCGGCCAGCCGTCTTGTTCGGCGGGGCGGCCGTGGCGCTGCTGGCCCTCGGCTCGCTGCTGACCGAAGCCCTGCACGGCCGTTTTGAAGGGTTTTTCAGCGATTACCGCCTGCTCCTGTGCTGGACGTTGGCGGGGCGCAGCGCCGAGTTTTCTGCCGGCGCAGGCCTGGCCCTGTGGCTGATACGCCGCGGCGACGTGAGCCCGCGTACCACGGGCCGGAACACGTGGCTGGGGCTGGCGGGCACGGGCATCGTGGTAGTTGGCGTGGCCTGCCTGCGCGTGTGGCAGGCCAACGAGCTGCTGGTGCAGGTAGTGGGGCAGCAGTTGCTGCTCACCTTGCCCCTGGTGGCCCTGCTACACGGGCTGCTGGCCGAAACCACGTGGGTTAGCCGCGTGCTGGGCAGCCCGGCCGCGGTGCTGCTGGGCAAAGCCTCCTACATTTTCTACCTGATTCACATGGGCCCTGTGCACGAGGCGATTCACGCCGGCCGGCCCGTTTGGACCAGTCCCCTGGCAATAGCAGCCGACTTGCTGCTGCTTGCAGGAATTTCCGTGGCGAGCTACTACGCGTTGGAAGCGCCGCTCAACCGCTGGCTGCGCAACAGGCTCTCAGGTGGCGTTCGCGGCAAATAAGCATCCGGCCCAATGGCTACGCAGCCGGTTTATCGGCTGAGGCCGGCGCGGGCTGGCATTTCGGGCAGGTGTAGGTGGCGCGGCCGCCCACGTAGTATTTGTCGATTTTCACCTTGGGATGACGGGGGCAAAACGTGTGGGCGTCGTCGCTGGCCGGCGTGGCCGAGGTGTCCCACTCGCGGGCATGGATGAGAAAGCTGGCCGGGAAATGCCGGTAGTTGGCCTCTTGGTTGATGGCCGTGTTGAGCACCAACTGCACGGCCTCGTGCAGGGCCTTGCCCTCCTTTTCCGTGAGCGAGGCGCCAATGCGCTCGGGGTGAATTTTGGCCTGAAACAGCACTTCGTCCACAATCCAGTTGCCCAGCCCGGCCGTGATGCCCTGGTCGAGCAGCAGCGGCTTGAGCAGGGTTTTACGGCGGCTGAGTTTCTGGTGCAGCTCGGTGGCGGTTATTTCCAGCGCGTCGGGGCCTATTTTCTTGGCTTTCTGGTGGGCGGCGGCGCTGTCGGCAAGCCGAATGCGCCCGAATTTGCGCGGGTCGATGAAGGCCAGGCGCAGGCCGGAGTCTTCGAGGTGCAGGGCCACGCGGGTGAAGCGCGGGGCGTCGGGCTCGTCGCGGTAGGCCCCCACGTCGCCGGTCATACCAAAATGTAGCACCAGCACCTTGCCGTTGTCGAGCTCTAAAAAGCAGTTTTTGCCCAGCCGGCTGGTGCCCGTAATGGTGCGGCCCACCAGCCCGGCGCGCAGCTGGTCCTCGGGCGTGGCCAGCACGTGAGCATCATTTACTTGAAAAGCAGCAATGGTTTGGCCCACGGCCAATTCGTCGATAAAGCGGCGGTAGGTTTCTACTTCGGGTAATTCGGGCACAGTGGGAAGGGATGAGTTTTTGTATCTGCTTCAAACGTTATGCTAACAGCCCAAAGCGCTGCCGAGTTGCACCCGAACGCCTACAAATCCCCGCGCAACCCGCCTTCCAGCACCACCACGCCCGTCCCGCCAATCTGCACCGTCGCAATGGCTTCGCGCGGGCCGCTGATGCGCACCTGCACCGTGCCCGCGCGGCCCATGTCGTGGCCCTGCTCGGCGATGAATTCCGGCGCGCTGAGGTAGCCGTGATGCCACAGGTACGCGGCCATGCCGCCGGTGGCCGAGCCCGTCACGGGGTCTTCCGAAATATCCGGCGGCGTGCCGAAATGCCGGGCAAAGGTGTGGCCCGCCGGCGTGGCCCCGCCCAGGCAAAACAGGTGCGGGCTGAAAAAGTCGCTCGCGGCGCGGTACGCCGCCAGGCCCGCGGCATCGGCCACGTGGGCGCGGCGCAGGGCGGCGTGGTCGCGCAGCAGCACCATGAGCTGCGGCGTGCCCGTGCTCACCGTCTGGATAGGCGCGCCGGGCAGCAGGTCGTCGGGCGTGAGGCCGAAAAGCGGGAGCACGGCCTCGGGCGCGTGCACGGCGCCGAACACGGGCGGGCGCTGGGTCATCCACACCAGGGGCGGCTGGCCGGCAGCGCCCGACAGCACGTCTACCCGAATGGGGCCACCCGATAATTGCAGGGTGAGCACCAACGGGGAGCCATCGGCCGGCAAGGCCACCCGGCCCGCGTGCAGCAGCGCCGTGACGGTGGCAATGGTGGGGTGGCCGGCCAACGGAATCTCCTCGGCCGGCGTGAAATAGCGCACCGTGAATTCGGTGCTGCCGGGCATGGCCTGGTTCACGAAAGCGGTTTCGGACTGGTTGAATTCTCGGGCCAGGCGCTGGCGCAGGGCGGAGTTGAGGTCGTCGGCGTCGAGCAGCACGGCGCAGGGGTTGCCGCGCAGGGGCTCGGTGGTAAAGGCATCGACAAGCAGAAACGGCAGCATGTGCAGCGGAACAGATAAGCGGAATGAAACCGCGAAGGAACGGCAAAGCCGCTGCAAACGAACAATGCCCGCCTGCTTGCGCAAACGGGCATTGTTCAGGTATTCTACCTTAGAATTACGACGGGTCGTGCAGCTTGGCCACGCGCTGGCCGGCTTTGTCGTACACGTCGCCGCGGGCCGTGATGAACAGGCGGCGCTGCTGCGTATCGGTCAGCACGAAGGGAAACGTCTCGTTGGTGGTGCGGGTGATGCGGCCCACCTCTTCGGCGTTGTCTTCGTCATCGACGCGCACCACTTTCAGCGCGTTGGTGAGGTAGTAGCGGCGGCTGGGGTCGTTGCGGAAGGTGAGCTGACCCACCAGCTTCACGGCATTGCCGTTGGCCTGGTTGATGGCCACCATCTCGCGGGCGTCGCGGTCGGCTTCTTCGGTGGGGAACAGGCTCACCGAACTGTTGTTGTAGGACGTGGCGCGCACCGGGGCCTGCGGACGGCTGGCCGCCACCACAGCCGGGGCGGCCGAGGGCGCAGCCGACCGGGCGCTGGCCACAATCTGGCCGTTGGCCCGCTGCCAGCCCTGGCCGATGGCCAGCAGGCGCGGCGCCCGGCCGGGGTGCGTGGCCGAGCCGCCGTCGTCGGGCACGGTGGCCATGGCGGCCTGGGCCTGGGCCAGGCTGGCGCCCAGCTTGCGCAGCACAAAGCCCGAGAACTCATCGGCTTCCAGCTCATCGGCCGGCTGCGAGCCGCCGGCGCGCAGGGTGTGGCCGTTGAGGTGGTGGCCCATTTCGTGGGCCAGAATGCTGATGCCAGCCCAGTCGGTGTGCCCGGCACGGTTGATGTCGTTCAGAAAATCGGGGTTGTAGAGCAGGAACCGCTTGCCATTATACACCACGGCGGCGGCGTTGTCGACGTCGCGCGTGGCCCGTAGCTCGAAGCGGGCTTTGAGGCCCACGGCGTCGGTGATTTCGCGGATAACGTCGGTGGGCGCCGGGGCGGTCTGGGCCTGCGCGGCAGAAGTAAAGCCTATGGGCAGCGCCAGCAGCAGCGGAGCGGCCAGCCGGCGGAAAAAGCGGGGGAGCAAAGTCATAGCGAAAGACGAGAGGTG
This DNA window, taken from Hymenobacter sp. 5317J-9, encodes the following:
- a CDS encoding PhzF family phenazine biosynthesis protein, whose amino-acid sequence is MLPFLLVDAFTTEPLRGNPCAVLLDADDLNSALRQRLAREFNQSETAFVNQAMPGSTEFTVRYFTPAEEIPLAGHPTIATVTALLHAGRVALPADGSPLVLTLQLSGGPIRVDVLSGAAGQPPLVWMTQRPPVFGAVHAPEAVLPLFGLTPDDLLPGAPIQTVSTGTPQLMVLLRDHAALRRAHVADAAGLAAYRAASDFFSPHLFCLGGATPAGHTFARHFGTPPDISEDPVTGSATGGMAAYLWHHGYLSAPEFIAEQGHDMGRAGTVQVRISGPREAIATVQIGGTGVVVLEGGLRGDL
- a CDS encoding membrane-binding protein; translated protein: MTLLPRFFRRLAAPLLLALPIGFTSAAQAQTAPAPTDVIREITDAVGLKARFELRATRDVDNAAAVVYNGKRFLLYNPDFLNDINRAGHTDWAGISILAHEMGHHLNGHTLRAGGSQPADELEADEFSGFVLRKLGASLAQAQAAMATVPDDGGSATHPGRAPRLLAIGQGWQRANGQIVASARSAAPSAAPAVVAASRPQAPVRATSYNNSSVSLFPTEEADRDAREMVAINQANGNAVKLVGQLTFRNDPSRRYYLTNALKVVRVDDEDNAEEVGRITRTTNETFPFVLTDTQQRRLFITARGDVYDKAGQRVAKLHDPS
- a CDS encoding radical SAM protein; the encoded protein is MPERPYTYYDFTISLCPHCLRRIEAKIVFEDGNVYMLKRCPEHGRQRVRIATDIEYYKSIRNYVKPSETPRRFNMATHFGCPYDCGLCTDHEQHSCLTVIEITDRCNLTCPTCYAESSPTHGRHRSLEEVEAMVDLVVANEGEPDVVQISGGEPTLHPQFWEILNMCKRKPIKHLMVNTNGVRLAKDEAFVARLATYAGAFEVYLQFDSFRENVLLTMRGRDLREVRKQAIENLNKYNLSTTLVVTLQKGLNDDEMGDIIDYALKQRCVRGVTFQPTQAAGRLDNFNPETDSFSLTEVRQGIIDQSPVFSAQDLLPVPCNPDALAMAYALKLDGEVFPLTRYIDPAELLTNAGNTIVYERDPRLRQHMLKLFSTANTVDTVVPEINQLLCCLPQVSAPNLGYENLFRIIVLQFMDAHNFDVRAVKKSCVHIVSKDLKIIPFETMNIFYRDQEKLARLEELRAERVGLV
- a CDS encoding acyltransferase; the encoded protein is MRSTISRTYFRPLTGLRAIAALLVFCSHSHPLRFFTQNPLLLRLDFSIGVNVFFVLSGFLIALRYAEHASFRWDFWRRYLANRLARVYPMWWLLATVALLWRFRHLAGSSARTEWLHYVANLTFLKGYSSTLQFTHIQQGWTLTVEETFYLLAPVLLILWRKGTRPAVLFGGAAVALLALGSLLTEALHGRFEGFFSDYRLLLCWTLAGRSAEFSAGAGLALWLIRRGDVSPRTTGRNTWLGLAGTGIVVVGVACLRVWQANELLVQVVGQQLLLTLPLVALLHGLLAETTWVSRVLGSPAAVLLGKASYIFYLIHMGPVHEAIHAGRPVWTSPLAIAADLLLLAGISVASYYALEAPLNRWLRNRLSGGVRGK
- the mutM gene encoding DNA-formamidopyrimidine glycosylase codes for the protein MPELPEVETYRRFIDELAVGQTIAAFQVNDAHVLATPEDQLRAGLVGRTITGTSRLGKNCFLELDNGKVLVLHFGMTGDVGAYRDEPDAPRFTRVALHLEDSGLRLAFIDPRKFGRIRLADSAAAHQKAKKIGPDALEITATELHQKLSRRKTLLKPLLLDQGITAGLGNWIVDEVLFQAKIHPERIGASLTEKEGKALHEAVQLVLNTAINQEANYRHFPASFLIHAREWDTSATPASDDAHTFCPRHPKVKIDKYYVGGRATYTCPKCQPAPASADKPAA